Within Zootoca vivipara chromosome 10, rZooViv1.1, whole genome shotgun sequence, the genomic segment AAGCATGGCTCTCTTCCCATGTTCCCCATGGTGTTTGTTGTGCAGCTGAGACACAGCAGAGTTGCAGCGCAAGCACCCCCTGTGGCATTTCGACCCCTGAAGTGTCTCTTATGAATGCCCACCTCAATTGTGCAattagttggaagggacccaaaggctaATCTGTTTCAACCCCCGGCCATTCCTACTTGGCTTtaaactgtttgcaatattgtgcAATGCCATCTTTTGATATATTAATAACTTCCATGGCTGcaacccgccctgggaccttagggtgacgGGCAAGCAATATGTGGTTACCATGATCTTAATACTGTTACGTGCCTTGGAATGAGCGACAGTGGAGaccgtggtgtctttaggatatatggtttatttgcacaacaTATATACAACCTCAGCCCAGGATGGAAGGACTCACAGacttaacaccccaaaaggtcttgcttcttccatactGACAGCCTTGGAATCAAGCacaaaacaaactgatccttgcATTGAACTCCTCTGCCAACAGCCTTTGTCTAactcagcgtttcccaaacttgagtctccagatgcttttggactacagctcccatcatccttgaccactggtcctgctagctagggatgatgggaattggtagtgcggggggaaagtgcttagcGTGGCAACTACTGCCATTATTCCACAAAGAAACTCGCTCCTTGGTTCAGCAATGGAATCCTCCGTTAGATTtaaacccttgctggatccaggacttTCCGCCTGCAACTAAAAATAGTaagaatagtaatagtaataaaagcAATGCATCTTCTACAAACAACTACACTTTATTGCAGATAAacacaactggaagcttccccctGTTTAGTGCGGGGAGGGGAATGCAAGGAAACTTTAAGGAAACCAGCTTTCCCCCAGCAAAAACTCCTGGAGGAGGATCCAGGAGCTCAGAGGCTGCAGGAAGAGCCAAAACTGGAAGGAAAGAGCCACACACCCCTGCCtctttgcaaatgtgtgtgtatggaggtctttcACTGCTGGGCCCTGCCGTTCTCTCTCCAGGAACCTCTTCTCCATGATCCATCCTGTTGACTCGTAACCCGAAGCCCCGTTTCTTCAAGGAAGCTGTAGATAGCTCTTGCTTGGTCCATTTCTCCGTCCTCCCTGAACACTCTTGCCAGCCTCTCCAGGCGAATTTCCAGCTGCTTCCTCTCAAATGCAAGGTTTCCAGGGATCCTGGCAGCCGCCTGGTACATCTCTAGGGCCTGACTCTTCATCCCCTTCTTGTAGAAGAAGAAATCCCCCCAGTTTATGTAGATCGACTGCTGGCATCTCTTGCTGGCTCCTGGGAGCTCCTCCATCAGGTTCAAGTAGATCTCTTCCTCGTAAGCCGGCGACCTCTCGCCGTAAACCTTCGCCAGCTTCAGCTGGGTGAAGATGGAGAAAGGATCCTTCTCCAGCGCGCGCTTGAAGCTCTCGATGGCAGCCTCGACGGCTTCTTCTCTGACATCGCCTGGAGGGCTCCCCAACTGCTTCAGGTAGCACAGGCCAAGGTCGTAGTGTGGGAGATGGTAGCCGGGATCTAGGGCGATGGCCTTCTTCAGAATGGAAATGGTTCGGGGAAGGGATTGCGGCTTGTACAGCTTGGAGATGTTTCGGAGGACTTCGGGGTTCACGCTCTCCCGGGCAACATCGTCCGCAAGGCAGAGCGCTCTTTCCGTATCCACATCCTTAAGTACCTGAGCCAAATAAGCTTTGGCTTCATAGTTCTGTG encodes:
- the LOC132592708 gene encoding interferon-induced protein with tetratricopeptide repeats 5-like gives rise to the protein MSRPLRSKLESLQCHFTWDFEIKDKVEAVHILQILAPQAQHTPHRNRGAYLAMRAYLQHLQGNYQEALDSLREAEGALKRDHPANFSRQALVTYGNYAWVYYRLVNYDMVDLYLGRIHDICRSLASPEAYSAMIPEIQAQKGWSLLAVGFRNGDEAAECFRKALAVVESNEEYQAGLAVSVFASWTHSSNAEQREEAQKLLEEVIARQPQNYEAKAYLAQVLKDVDTERALCLADDVARESVNPEVLRNISKLYKPQSLPRTISILKKAIALDPGYHLPHYDLGLCYLKQLGSPPGDVREEAVEAAIESFKRALEKDPFSIFTQLKLAKVYGERSPAYEEEIYLNLMEELPGASKRCQQSIYINWGDFFFYKKGMKSQALEMYQAAARIPGNLAFERKQLEIRLERLARVFREDGEMDQARAIYSFLEETGLRVTSQQDGSWRRGSWRENGRAQQ